One Trachemys scripta elegans isolate TJP31775 chromosome 4, CAS_Tse_1.0, whole genome shotgun sequence genomic region harbors:
- the TAF11 gene encoding transcription initiation factor TFIID subunit 11 isoform X1, translating to MEEAGEPSREESGDSGSTQETFPAASSPPGLGAAPTASEEPPAAAEKTEGEAAEPGGGSEPKADCQAAEQVNSQEGLELVSTETEDSTLQTSAAKKIKIEIKEKKEKKQKVDEDEIQKMQILVSSFSEEQLNRYEMYRRSAFPKAAIKRLVQSITGTSVSQNVVIAMSGISKVFAGEVVEEALDVCEKWGELPPLQPKHMREAVRRLKSRGQIPNSKYKKITFH from the exons ATGGAGGAAGCTGGGGAGCCCAGTCGCGAGGAGAGCGGGGACTCGGGCTCTACCCAGGAGACTTTTCCGGCTGCCTCATCGCCCCCGGGGCTTGGGGCGGCCCCCACGGCCTCCGAGGAACCGCCGGCAGCGGCAGAGAAGACCGAGGGGGAGGCGGCCGAGCCCGGTGGGGGCAGCGAGCCCAAAGCGGACTGCCAGGCGGCAGAG CAGGTGAACAGTCAAGAAGGCTTGGAATTAGTGTCAACAGAAACTGAGGATTCTACATTGCAGACTTCTGCAGCTAAGAAGATAAAAATAGAGataaaagagaagaaagagaaaaagcagaaagtAGATGAAGATGAGATTCAGAAAATGCA AATATTGGTTTCTTCCTTTTCTGAAGAGCAGCTGAACCGCTATGAGATGTACCGCCGGTCTGCTTTCCCCAAGGCTGCTATTAAACGG CTGGTCCAGTCCATTACTGGGACTTCTGTGTCTCAGAATGTGGTTATTGCCATGTCTGGGATTTCCAAAGTCTTCGCTGgggaggtggtagaagaag cATTGGATGTGTGTGAGAAGTGGGGAGAACTACCACCTCTTCAGCCCAAACACATGCGTGAGGCAGTCCGGCGGCTGAAGTCACGGGGACAGATTCCCAATTCAAAGTATAAAAAAATCACCTTCCATTGA
- the TAF11 gene encoding transcription initiation factor TFIID subunit 11 isoform X2: protein MEEAGEPSREESGDSGSTQETFPAASSPPGLGAAPTASEEPPAAAEKTEGEAAEPGGGSEPKADCQAAEVNSQEGLELVSTETEDSTLQTSAAKKIKIEIKEKKEKKQKVDEDEIQKMQILVSSFSEEQLNRYEMYRRSAFPKAAIKRLVQSITGTSVSQNVVIAMSGISKVFAGEVVEEALDVCEKWGELPPLQPKHMREAVRRLKSRGQIPNSKYKKITFH, encoded by the exons ATGGAGGAAGCTGGGGAGCCCAGTCGCGAGGAGAGCGGGGACTCGGGCTCTACCCAGGAGACTTTTCCGGCTGCCTCATCGCCCCCGGGGCTTGGGGCGGCCCCCACGGCCTCCGAGGAACCGCCGGCAGCGGCAGAGAAGACCGAGGGGGAGGCGGCCGAGCCCGGTGGGGGCAGCGAGCCCAAAGCGGACTGCCAGGCGGCAGAG GTGAACAGTCAAGAAGGCTTGGAATTAGTGTCAACAGAAACTGAGGATTCTACATTGCAGACTTCTGCAGCTAAGAAGATAAAAATAGAGataaaagagaagaaagagaaaaagcagaaagtAGATGAAGATGAGATTCAGAAAATGCA AATATTGGTTTCTTCCTTTTCTGAAGAGCAGCTGAACCGCTATGAGATGTACCGCCGGTCTGCTTTCCCCAAGGCTGCTATTAAACGG CTGGTCCAGTCCATTACTGGGACTTCTGTGTCTCAGAATGTGGTTATTGCCATGTCTGGGATTTCCAAAGTCTTCGCTGgggaggtggtagaagaag cATTGGATGTGTGTGAGAAGTGGGGAGAACTACCACCTCTTCAGCCCAAACACATGCGTGAGGCAGTCCGGCGGCTGAAGTCACGGGGACAGATTCCCAATTCAAAGTATAAAAAAATCACCTTCCATTGA